One Malaclemys terrapin pileata isolate rMalTer1 chromosome 7, rMalTer1.hap1, whole genome shotgun sequence genomic region harbors:
- the TMEM179B gene encoding transmembrane protein 179B: MAVSALQLGELALHGAAFLCGVVCASALTVTQGEFGGRCILYGSVDKNGTALALSHFSNISLCYFVTAISILIAVYCFAVLLYGIYSCCMDERRWDHTWLTVNLAISAVILFFLLVSACILRVGMDTLCSSILQTKLVKSCQEAQHTQWFPQYNAARFYDNLYSAEAAAWVNFFFWCLLMVLMLVQRRQEAPFQLLQRNDPEWSSETDAIFGARPQRP, from the exons ATGGCGGTGTCCGCGCTGCAGctgggggaattggccctgcacGGAGCTGCCTTCCTCTGCGGGGTGGTCTGCGCCTCGGCCCTGACTGTCACGCAG GGGGAGTTTGGTGGCCGGTGTATTCTCTATGGGTCCGTAGACAAGAACGGGACGGCCCTCGCTCTGTCTCACTTCAGCAACATCTCCCTCTGTTACTTCGTCACTGCCATCTCCATCCTCATCGCTGTGTACTGCTTCGCGGTGCTGCTCTACGGCATCTACAGCTGCTGCATGGACGAGAGGAGGTG GGATCACACCTGGCTCACCGTGAACCTGGCAATCTCTGCTGTGATCCTTTTCTTCCTGCTGGTCTCGGCCTGCATCCTTCGGGTTGGGATGGACACTCTGTGCTCGTCCATCCTCCAAACCAAACTTGTGAAAAG CTGCCAAGAGGCCCAGCACACGCAGTGGTTCCCACAGTATAATGCAGCAAGGTTCTACGACAATCTCTACAGTGCTGAG GCGGCTGCCTGGGTGAACTTCTTCTTCTGGTGTCTGCTGATGGTCCTGATGCTCGTGCAGCGCAGACAGGAAGCCCCGTTCCAGCTCCTGCAGCGCAACGACCCCGAGTGGAGCTCCGAGACA
- the TAF6L gene encoding TAF6-like RNA polymerase II p300/CBP-associated factor-associated factor 65 kDa subunit 6L isoform X1, translated as MSEREERRFVELPRESVRLMAESAGLELTDEVAALLAEDVCYRLREAAQNSSQFMKHTKRRKLTVEDFNRALRWSNVEVVCGYGSQDPLPFRAIKEGELYFQEDREINLVELALATNLPKGCAETAVRVHVSYLDGKGNLEPQGAVPSAVSTLSDDLLKYYQHVTRAVLGDDPQLMKVALQDLQTNSKIAALLPYFVYVVSGVKSVSHDLEQLNRLLHIAKSLIQNPYLCLGSYVKSLIASVMYCVLEPLAASINPLNDHWTLRDYAAMLLSHIFWTHGDLVSGLYHQILLSLQKVLADPVRPLCSHYGAVVGLHALGWKAVERVLYPHLSTYWANLQAVLDDYSVSNAQVKADGHKVYGAILLFLCQVAVERLLKMKAQSVSVQGDRPCRDGCRRESSPWLSPLQDPQVEFSFGIASHLLQLGSGGPQLGTGISADPPAVSLHETYRELYDFFGDSLATRFGTGSGLHAAEPTPPGPKVLDTKKEQPAFGTGDVVRKMPQLTANATVSPREEESPRADYPPGRPTLHRSASVPRSRSASRQQGHRPGVRDVFQKCRFSPQGPPHFSFVIAGRQVGRRCKGRVFQTCFPQHHGPSHISRYAQKLPMIGRTSKPVKKWAHSEYSLYLPL; from the exons ATGTCCGAGCGCGAGGAGCGGCGCTTCGTGGAGCTGCCGCGCGAGTCCGTGCGCCTGATGGCGGAGAGCGCCGGGCTGGAGCTGACGGACGAGGTGGCCGCGCTGCTGGCCGAGGACGTGTGTTACCGCCTGCGGGAGGCCGCCCAG AACAGCTCCCAGTTCATGAAACACACCAAACGCCGGAAACTGACGGTGGAAGATTTTAACCGGGCCCTTCGCTGGAGCAACGTGGAG GTGGTGTGCGGCTATGGCTCCCAGGACCCCCTTCCCTTCCGTGCTATAAAGGAAGGGGAACTCTACTTCCAGGAGGACCGTGAGATCAATCTGGTGGAACTTGCCCTGGCCACCAACCTCCCCAAGGGCTGTGCAGAGACAGCAGTGAGAG TTCATGTCTCTTACCTGGATGGAAAAGGAAATCTGGAACCACAGGGAGCTG TGCCCAGTGCTGTCTCCACACTCTCAGATGACCTGCTGAAGTACTACCAGCATGTGACCCGAGCTGTGCTTGGGGATGACCCGCAGCTAATGAAG GTTGCCCTCCAGGACCTGCAGACGAACTCGAAGATCGCAGCCCTGCTGCCCTACTTTGTCTATGTGGTCAGCGGG GTGAAGTCCGTCAGCCATGACCTGGAGCAGCTGAACCGCCTGCTGCACATCGCCAAGAGCCTCATCCAGAATCCCTACCTGTGCCTGGGCTCCTATGTCAAGAGCCTGATTGCCAGCGTCATGTACTGCGTGCTGGAGCCACTCGCCGCATCCATCAACCCCCTCAATGACCATTGGACGCTCCGGGACTACGCTGCTATGCTCCTGAGCCACATCTTCTG GACGCATGGCGACCTCGTCAGTGGCCTGTACCACCAGATCCTGTTGTCCCTCCAGAAGGTGCTGGCTGATCCAGTGCGCCCGCTTTGCTCTCATTATGGGGCAGTGGTGGGGCTGCATGCCCTGGGGTGGAAG gctgTGGAGCGAGTCCTCTACCCCCATCTCTCCACCTACTGGGCGAACCTGCAGGCCGTGCTGGACGACTACTCTGTCTCCAACGCTCAGGTGAAGGCTGATGGGCATAAGGTGTACGGTGCCATCCTG CTCTTCCTTTGCCAGGTGGCAGTGGAGCGCTTGCTGAAGATGAAGGCCCAGTCAGTATCCGTCCAGGGGGACAGACCATGTAGGGATGGGTGCCGTCGAGAGAGCTCTCCCTGGCTCAGCCCCCTGCAGGATCCCCAAGTGGAGTTCAGCTTTGGCATTGCCAGCCACCTTCTGCAGCTGGGCAGCGggggcccccagctgggcactggcATCTCTGCTGACCCTCCTGCTGTCTCCCTGCACGAGACCTACCGGGAGCTCTATGACTTCTTTGGAGACAGCCTGGCCACCCGCTTTGGCACAGGCTCGGGGCTGCACGCAGCCGAGCCGACACCTCCCGGCCCCAAGGTCTTGGACACCAAGAAAGAGCAACCGGCCTTCGGCACAGGGGATGTGGTGCGCAAGATGCCCCAGCTGACAGCCAATGCCACAGTGAGTCCCCGAGAGGAGGAGAGCCCCCGGGCAGACTACCCACCAGGCAGGCCAACCCTCCATCGCTCGGCCAGTGTGCCCCGCTCTCGTAGCGCATCACGCCAGCAGGGCCACCGGCCTGGGGTCCGTGACGTTTTCCAGAAGTGCCGTTTCTCCCCCCAGGGGCCACCCCACTTCAGCTTTGTGATTGCTGGGCGGCAAGTGGGCCGGCGGTGCAAGGGCCGAGTGTTCCAGACCTGCTTCCCCCAGCACCATGGCCCTAGCCACATTTCCCGCTATGCCCAGAAGCTGCCCATGATCGGCAGGACCAGCAAGCCTGTGAAGAAGTGGGCCCATTCAGAGTACTCCCTTTACCTGCCTCTCTGA
- the TAF6L gene encoding TAF6-like RNA polymerase II p300/CBP-associated factor-associated factor 65 kDa subunit 6L isoform X2 — MSEREERRFVELPRESVRLMAESAGLELTDEVAALLAEDVCYRLREAAQNSSQFMKHTKRRKLTVEDFNRALRWSNVEVVCGYGSQDPLPFRAIKEGELYFQEDREINLVELALATNLPKGCAETAVRVHVSYLDGKGNLEPQGAVPSAVSTLSDDLLKYYQHVTRAVLGDDPQLMKVALQDLQTNSKIAALLPYFVYVVSGVKSVSHDLEQLNRLLHIAKSLIQNPYLCLGSYVKSLIASVMYCVLEPLAASINPLNDHWTLRDYAAMLLSHIFWTHGDLVSGLYHQILLSLQKVLADPVRPLCSHYGAVVGLHALGWKAVERVLYPHLSTYWANLQAVLDDYSVSNAQVKADGHKVYGAILVAVERLLKMKAQSVSVQGDRPCRDGCRRESSPWLSPLQDPQVEFSFGIASHLLQLGSGGPQLGTGISADPPAVSLHETYRELYDFFGDSLATRFGTGSGLHAAEPTPPGPKVLDTKKEQPAFGTGDVVRKMPQLTANATVSPREEESPRADYPPGRPTLHRSASVPRSRSASRQQGHRPGVRDVFQKCRFSPQGPPHFSFVIAGRQVGRRCKGRVFQTCFPQHHGPSHISRYAQKLPMIGRTSKPVKKWAHSEYSLYLPL; from the exons ATGTCCGAGCGCGAGGAGCGGCGCTTCGTGGAGCTGCCGCGCGAGTCCGTGCGCCTGATGGCGGAGAGCGCCGGGCTGGAGCTGACGGACGAGGTGGCCGCGCTGCTGGCCGAGGACGTGTGTTACCGCCTGCGGGAGGCCGCCCAG AACAGCTCCCAGTTCATGAAACACACCAAACGCCGGAAACTGACGGTGGAAGATTTTAACCGGGCCCTTCGCTGGAGCAACGTGGAG GTGGTGTGCGGCTATGGCTCCCAGGACCCCCTTCCCTTCCGTGCTATAAAGGAAGGGGAACTCTACTTCCAGGAGGACCGTGAGATCAATCTGGTGGAACTTGCCCTGGCCACCAACCTCCCCAAGGGCTGTGCAGAGACAGCAGTGAGAG TTCATGTCTCTTACCTGGATGGAAAAGGAAATCTGGAACCACAGGGAGCTG TGCCCAGTGCTGTCTCCACACTCTCAGATGACCTGCTGAAGTACTACCAGCATGTGACCCGAGCTGTGCTTGGGGATGACCCGCAGCTAATGAAG GTTGCCCTCCAGGACCTGCAGACGAACTCGAAGATCGCAGCCCTGCTGCCCTACTTTGTCTATGTGGTCAGCGGG GTGAAGTCCGTCAGCCATGACCTGGAGCAGCTGAACCGCCTGCTGCACATCGCCAAGAGCCTCATCCAGAATCCCTACCTGTGCCTGGGCTCCTATGTCAAGAGCCTGATTGCCAGCGTCATGTACTGCGTGCTGGAGCCACTCGCCGCATCCATCAACCCCCTCAATGACCATTGGACGCTCCGGGACTACGCTGCTATGCTCCTGAGCCACATCTTCTG GACGCATGGCGACCTCGTCAGTGGCCTGTACCACCAGATCCTGTTGTCCCTCCAGAAGGTGCTGGCTGATCCAGTGCGCCCGCTTTGCTCTCATTATGGGGCAGTGGTGGGGCTGCATGCCCTGGGGTGGAAG gctgTGGAGCGAGTCCTCTACCCCCATCTCTCCACCTACTGGGCGAACCTGCAGGCCGTGCTGGACGACTACTCTGTCTCCAACGCTCAGGTGAAGGCTGATGGGCATAAGGTGTACGGTGCCATCCTG GTGGCAGTGGAGCGCTTGCTGAAGATGAAGGCCCAGTCAGTATCCGTCCAGGGGGACAGACCATGTAGGGATGGGTGCCGTCGAGAGAGCTCTCCCTGGCTCAGCCCCCTGCAGGATCCCCAAGTGGAGTTCAGCTTTGGCATTGCCAGCCACCTTCTGCAGCTGGGCAGCGggggcccccagctgggcactggcATCTCTGCTGACCCTCCTGCTGTCTCCCTGCACGAGACCTACCGGGAGCTCTATGACTTCTTTGGAGACAGCCTGGCCACCCGCTTTGGCACAGGCTCGGGGCTGCACGCAGCCGAGCCGACACCTCCCGGCCCCAAGGTCTTGGACACCAAGAAAGAGCAACCGGCCTTCGGCACAGGGGATGTGGTGCGCAAGATGCCCCAGCTGACAGCCAATGCCACAGTGAGTCCCCGAGAGGAGGAGAGCCCCCGGGCAGACTACCCACCAGGCAGGCCAACCCTCCATCGCTCGGCCAGTGTGCCCCGCTCTCGTAGCGCATCACGCCAGCAGGGCCACCGGCCTGGGGTCCGTGACGTTTTCCAGAAGTGCCGTTTCTCCCCCCAGGGGCCACCCCACTTCAGCTTTGTGATTGCTGGGCGGCAAGTGGGCCGGCGGTGCAAGGGCCGAGTGTTCCAGACCTGCTTCCCCCAGCACCATGGCCCTAGCCACATTTCCCGCTATGCCCAGAAGCTGCCCATGATCGGCAGGACCAGCAAGCCTGTGAAGAAGTGGGCCCATTCAGAGTACTCCCTTTACCTGCCTCTCTGA
- the TAF6L gene encoding TAF6-like RNA polymerase II p300/CBP-associated factor-associated factor 65 kDa subunit 6L isoform X3, which yields MKHTKRRKLTVEDFNRALRWSNVEVVCGYGSQDPLPFRAIKEGELYFQEDREINLVELALATNLPKGCAETAVRVHVSYLDGKGNLEPQGAVPSAVSTLSDDLLKYYQHVTRAVLGDDPQLMKVALQDLQTNSKIAALLPYFVYVVSGVKSVSHDLEQLNRLLHIAKSLIQNPYLCLGSYVKSLIASVMYCVLEPLAASINPLNDHWTLRDYAAMLLSHIFWTHGDLVSGLYHQILLSLQKVLADPVRPLCSHYGAVVGLHALGWKAVERVLYPHLSTYWANLQAVLDDYSVSNAQVKADGHKVYGAILLFLCQVAVERLLKMKAQSVSVQGDRPCRDGCRRESSPWLSPLQDPQVEFSFGIASHLLQLGSGGPQLGTGISADPPAVSLHETYRELYDFFGDSLATRFGTGSGLHAAEPTPPGPKVLDTKKEQPAFGTGDVVRKMPQLTANATVSPREEESPRADYPPGRPTLHRSASVPRSRSASRQQGHRPGVRDVFQKCRFSPQGPPHFSFVIAGRQVGRRCKGRVFQTCFPQHHGPSHISRYAQKLPMIGRTSKPVKKWAHSEYSLYLPL from the exons ATGAAACACACCAAACGCCGGAAACTGACGGTGGAAGATTTTAACCGGGCCCTTCGCTGGAGCAACGTGGAG GTGGTGTGCGGCTATGGCTCCCAGGACCCCCTTCCCTTCCGTGCTATAAAGGAAGGGGAACTCTACTTCCAGGAGGACCGTGAGATCAATCTGGTGGAACTTGCCCTGGCCACCAACCTCCCCAAGGGCTGTGCAGAGACAGCAGTGAGAG TTCATGTCTCTTACCTGGATGGAAAAGGAAATCTGGAACCACAGGGAGCTG TGCCCAGTGCTGTCTCCACACTCTCAGATGACCTGCTGAAGTACTACCAGCATGTGACCCGAGCTGTGCTTGGGGATGACCCGCAGCTAATGAAG GTTGCCCTCCAGGACCTGCAGACGAACTCGAAGATCGCAGCCCTGCTGCCCTACTTTGTCTATGTGGTCAGCGGG GTGAAGTCCGTCAGCCATGACCTGGAGCAGCTGAACCGCCTGCTGCACATCGCCAAGAGCCTCATCCAGAATCCCTACCTGTGCCTGGGCTCCTATGTCAAGAGCCTGATTGCCAGCGTCATGTACTGCGTGCTGGAGCCACTCGCCGCATCCATCAACCCCCTCAATGACCATTGGACGCTCCGGGACTACGCTGCTATGCTCCTGAGCCACATCTTCTG GACGCATGGCGACCTCGTCAGTGGCCTGTACCACCAGATCCTGTTGTCCCTCCAGAAGGTGCTGGCTGATCCAGTGCGCCCGCTTTGCTCTCATTATGGGGCAGTGGTGGGGCTGCATGCCCTGGGGTGGAAG gctgTGGAGCGAGTCCTCTACCCCCATCTCTCCACCTACTGGGCGAACCTGCAGGCCGTGCTGGACGACTACTCTGTCTCCAACGCTCAGGTGAAGGCTGATGGGCATAAGGTGTACGGTGCCATCCTG CTCTTCCTTTGCCAGGTGGCAGTGGAGCGCTTGCTGAAGATGAAGGCCCAGTCAGTATCCGTCCAGGGGGACAGACCATGTAGGGATGGGTGCCGTCGAGAGAGCTCTCCCTGGCTCAGCCCCCTGCAGGATCCCCAAGTGGAGTTCAGCTTTGGCATTGCCAGCCACCTTCTGCAGCTGGGCAGCGggggcccccagctgggcactggcATCTCTGCTGACCCTCCTGCTGTCTCCCTGCACGAGACCTACCGGGAGCTCTATGACTTCTTTGGAGACAGCCTGGCCACCCGCTTTGGCACAGGCTCGGGGCTGCACGCAGCCGAGCCGACACCTCCCGGCCCCAAGGTCTTGGACACCAAGAAAGAGCAACCGGCCTTCGGCACAGGGGATGTGGTGCGCAAGATGCCCCAGCTGACAGCCAATGCCACAGTGAGTCCCCGAGAGGAGGAGAGCCCCCGGGCAGACTACCCACCAGGCAGGCCAACCCTCCATCGCTCGGCCAGTGTGCCCCGCTCTCGTAGCGCATCACGCCAGCAGGGCCACCGGCCTGGGGTCCGTGACGTTTTCCAGAAGTGCCGTTTCTCCCCCCAGGGGCCACCCCACTTCAGCTTTGTGATTGCTGGGCGGCAAGTGGGCCGGCGGTGCAAGGGCCGAGTGTTCCAGACCTGCTTCCCCCAGCACCATGGCCCTAGCCACATTTCCCGCTATGCCCAGAAGCTGCCCATGATCGGCAGGACCAGCAAGCCTGTGAAGAAGTGGGCCCATTCAGAGTACTCCCTTTACCTGCCTCTCTGA
- the TUT1 gene encoding speckle targeted PIP5K1A-regulated poly(A) polymerase isoform X1 has product MEPDVESLPRGGFRCRLCHVTAANKPSLQDHLQGKKHQRLESLRAKRQDQELRSVFVSGFHKGTSAPELSEYFQAFGGVASVVMDKDKGVYAIVELQDQEVMEKVLAQPEHCLGGQRLRVKPREKKEFKYMPPKKQGSAHHVQLSPEKLVQALCQADDVDAQMSQLVQLFELSESERRLRHLLVTLFQEVFSEFFPGCAILPFGSSVNGFDIHGCDLDLFLDLEKTKTFQASAKGPQGAQAEEGAGPDSDSEDSILSDIDLTTATVPEVLELVAAVLRKCVPGVHSVQAVHSARRPVVKFCHKDSGLLGDISINNRLALCNTRFLQLCTEADERVRPLVYVLRYWAKQQALAGNPFGGGPLLNNYALTLLVLFFLQTRSPPALPTLAQLRKLTGDGDQAIVDGWDCSFPQDASRLEPSANTESLCSLLAEFFRIFGDHDFAGCVISLQEGQALPLPSFLLSEVGPKFKLGPFNVQDPFELSHNVAANVNEKIAQRFQHCCRDGAKYCRSLQYQRKSSKGKAWGLVRLFQPGVPEAGELGPNGLLITIPFTLMALSPGSRQQLCQARDFGRCWFDKVCAAITFVLKDVLKCSCMRPAGEPLGQEPTEQSGGEQPIVGSKHPRSDERGSLVVSPAKKRPRVEGPAPEEEESVSWSCAMWHRVWMGRRRVRRQLRHLGSPQPDTEQEAGSLEVEEKVSEAIIQQEGDSMGAEPLLRFTACARMGGGQVDTRTLLYFTPAPQQGPLFQDFYHFLQGFLPRMVERYVGRAA; this is encoded by the exons ATGGAGCCGGATGTGGAGTCGCTGCCCCGCGGAGGCTTCCGTTGCCGCCTATGTCATGTGACTGCGGCCAACA agcccagcctacAAGATCATCTGCAGGGGAAGAAGCATCAGCGGCTGGAGAGCTTGCGTGCCAAACGCCAAGACCAGGAGCTGCGCAGTGTCTTTGTCAGTGGCTTCCACAAGGGTACAtcagcccctgagctgagtgagTACTTTCAGGCCTTCGGGGGCGTGGCCAGTGTGGTGATGGATAAAGACAAG GGGGTCTATGCTATTGTGGAGTTGCAAGACCAGGAAGTGATGGAGAAGGTGCTGGCCCAGCCTGAGCATTGCCTGGGGGGGCAGCGGCTGCGGGTGAAGCCCCGGGAGAAGAAGGAATTCAAGTACATGCCTCCCAAGAAGCAGGGATCTGCACATCATGTACAACTGAGTCCTGAAAAGCTGGTCCAGGCACTGTGCCAGGCTGATGAT gtGGATGCCCAGATGTCACAGCTGGTGCAGCTGTTTGAGCTCTCCGAGAGCGAGAGGCGGCTGCGACACCTACTGGTCACCCTGTTCCAGGAGGTTTTCTCAGAGTTCTTCCCTG GGTGCGCCATCCTCCCCTTTGGCTCATCGGTGAATGGATTTGACATCCATGGCTGCGACCTGGATTTGTTCCTGGACCTGGAGAAAACAAAAACTTTCCAGGCATCTGCCAAGGGACCCCAGGGGGCACAG GCcgaggagggagcagggccagacTCTGACTCAGAGGACTCCATCCTGAGTGACATTGATCTGACAACAGCGACGGTGCCTGAGGTGCTGGAGCTGGTGGCAGCTGTGCTACGGAAGTGCGTACCAGGTGTGCACAGTGTCCAGGCGGTGCACAGTGCCCGTCGCCCTGTCGTCAAGTTCTGCCACAAGGACTCAGGGCTGCTGGGAGACATCTCCATCAACAACAG GCTGGCGCTCTGCAATACGCGCTTCCTACAGCTCTGTACGGAGGCTGATGAGCGGGTGCGTCCCCTGGTCTACGTGCTGCGCTACTGGGCCAAGCAGCAGGCCCTGGCAG GAAACCCCTTTGGGGGCGGCCCCCTCCTCAACAACTACGCACTGACCCTGCTGGTGCTGTTCTTCCTGCAGACGCGCAGCCCCCCAGCCTTGCCCACACTGGCCCAGCTCAGGAAGCTGACAG GGGATGGGGATCAGGCCATTGTGGATGGCTGGGATTGCAGCTTCCCCCAGGACGCGTCGCGGCTGGAGCCCAGTGCCAACACGGAGAGTCTGT GTTCCCTCCTAGCCGAATTCTTCCGCATCTTTGGGGACCATGACTTTGCTGGCTGCGTGATCTCGCTGCAGGAGggccaggcgctgcccctgcccagcttcCTGCTCTCAGAGGTGGGTCCCAAGTTCAAGCTGGGTCCTTTCAACGTGCAGGACCCCTTCGAGCTGAGCCACAACGTAGCAGCCAACGTCAATGAGAAGATAGCACAGCGGTTTCAGCACTGCTGCCGGGACGGGGCCAAATACTGCCGCAGCCTGCAGTACCAGCGCAAATCCAGCAAGGGCAAGGCCTGGGGGCTGGTGCGGCTCTTCCAGCCAGGGGTGCcggaggctggggagctgggccccAATGGGCTTCTCATCACCATCCCCTTCACGCTGATGGCGCTCTCCCCTGGGAGCCGGCAGCAGCTGTGCCAGGCCAGGGACTTCGGGCGCTGCTGGTTTGACAAGGTTTGTGCCGCCATCACCTTCGTGCTGAAGGATGTGCTGAAGTGCAGCTGCATGAGGCCTGCAGGGGAGCCCCTGGGGCAGGAGCCCACAGAGCAGAGTGGAGGGGAGCAGCCTATAGTGGGATCCAAGCACCCCCGGTCTGACGAGAGAGGAAGCTTGGTTGTCTCCCCAGCCAAGAAGAGGCCGAGAGTAGAGGGCCCAgcgccagaggaggaggagagcgtGAGCTGGAGCTGTGCTATGTGGCACCGTGTCTGGATGGGCCGGCGCCGCGTCCGGCGCCAGCTCCGGCacctgggcagcccccagccagacacagagcaggaggctggctccctggaggtggaggagaaGGTGTCGGAGGCCATAATCCAGCAGGAGGGAGATTCCATGGGGGCAGAGCCTTTGCTGAGGTTCACGGCCTGTGCCCGGATGGGCGGAGGCCAGGTGGACACACGGACCCTCCTGTATttcaccccagccccccagcagggcCCCCTGTTCCAGGACTTCTATCACTTTCTGCAGGGCTTTCTGCCCAGGATGGTGGAGCGGTATGTGGGCAGAGCAGCTTGA
- the TUT1 gene encoding speckle targeted PIP5K1A-regulated poly(A) polymerase isoform X2 yields MEKVLAQPEHCLGGQRLRVKPREKKEFKYMPPKKQGSAHHVQLSPEKLVQALCQADDVDAQMSQLVQLFELSESERRLRHLLVTLFQEVFSEFFPGCAILPFGSSVNGFDIHGCDLDLFLDLEKTKTFQASAKGPQGAQAEEGAGPDSDSEDSILSDIDLTTATVPEVLELVAAVLRKCVPGVHSVQAVHSARRPVVKFCHKDSGLLGDISINNRLALCNTRFLQLCTEADERVRPLVYVLRYWAKQQALAGNPFGGGPLLNNYALTLLVLFFLQTRSPPALPTLAQLRKLTGDGDQAIVDGWDCSFPQDASRLEPSANTESLCSLLAEFFRIFGDHDFAGCVISLQEGQALPLPSFLLSEVGPKFKLGPFNVQDPFELSHNVAANVNEKIAQRFQHCCRDGAKYCRSLQYQRKSSKGKAWGLVRLFQPGVPEAGELGPNGLLITIPFTLMALSPGSRQQLCQARDFGRCWFDKVCAAITFVLKDVLKCSCMRPAGEPLGQEPTEQSGGEQPIVGSKHPRSDERGSLVVSPAKKRPRVEGPAPEEEESVSWSCAMWHRVWMGRRRVRRQLRHLGSPQPDTEQEAGSLEVEEKVSEAIIQQEGDSMGAEPLLRFTACARMGGGQVDTRTLLYFTPAPQQGPLFQDFYHFLQGFLPRMVERYVGRAA; encoded by the exons ATGGAGAAGGTGCTGGCCCAGCCTGAGCATTGCCTGGGGGGGCAGCGGCTGCGGGTGAAGCCCCGGGAGAAGAAGGAATTCAAGTACATGCCTCCCAAGAAGCAGGGATCTGCACATCATGTACAACTGAGTCCTGAAAAGCTGGTCCAGGCACTGTGCCAGGCTGATGAT gtGGATGCCCAGATGTCACAGCTGGTGCAGCTGTTTGAGCTCTCCGAGAGCGAGAGGCGGCTGCGACACCTACTGGTCACCCTGTTCCAGGAGGTTTTCTCAGAGTTCTTCCCTG GGTGCGCCATCCTCCCCTTTGGCTCATCGGTGAATGGATTTGACATCCATGGCTGCGACCTGGATTTGTTCCTGGACCTGGAGAAAACAAAAACTTTCCAGGCATCTGCCAAGGGACCCCAGGGGGCACAG GCcgaggagggagcagggccagacTCTGACTCAGAGGACTCCATCCTGAGTGACATTGATCTGACAACAGCGACGGTGCCTGAGGTGCTGGAGCTGGTGGCAGCTGTGCTACGGAAGTGCGTACCAGGTGTGCACAGTGTCCAGGCGGTGCACAGTGCCCGTCGCCCTGTCGTCAAGTTCTGCCACAAGGACTCAGGGCTGCTGGGAGACATCTCCATCAACAACAG GCTGGCGCTCTGCAATACGCGCTTCCTACAGCTCTGTACGGAGGCTGATGAGCGGGTGCGTCCCCTGGTCTACGTGCTGCGCTACTGGGCCAAGCAGCAGGCCCTGGCAG GAAACCCCTTTGGGGGCGGCCCCCTCCTCAACAACTACGCACTGACCCTGCTGGTGCTGTTCTTCCTGCAGACGCGCAGCCCCCCAGCCTTGCCCACACTGGCCCAGCTCAGGAAGCTGACAG GGGATGGGGATCAGGCCATTGTGGATGGCTGGGATTGCAGCTTCCCCCAGGACGCGTCGCGGCTGGAGCCCAGTGCCAACACGGAGAGTCTGT GTTCCCTCCTAGCCGAATTCTTCCGCATCTTTGGGGACCATGACTTTGCTGGCTGCGTGATCTCGCTGCAGGAGggccaggcgctgcccctgcccagcttcCTGCTCTCAGAGGTGGGTCCCAAGTTCAAGCTGGGTCCTTTCAACGTGCAGGACCCCTTCGAGCTGAGCCACAACGTAGCAGCCAACGTCAATGAGAAGATAGCACAGCGGTTTCAGCACTGCTGCCGGGACGGGGCCAAATACTGCCGCAGCCTGCAGTACCAGCGCAAATCCAGCAAGGGCAAGGCCTGGGGGCTGGTGCGGCTCTTCCAGCCAGGGGTGCcggaggctggggagctgggccccAATGGGCTTCTCATCACCATCCCCTTCACGCTGATGGCGCTCTCCCCTGGGAGCCGGCAGCAGCTGTGCCAGGCCAGGGACTTCGGGCGCTGCTGGTTTGACAAGGTTTGTGCCGCCATCACCTTCGTGCTGAAGGATGTGCTGAAGTGCAGCTGCATGAGGCCTGCAGGGGAGCCCCTGGGGCAGGAGCCCACAGAGCAGAGTGGAGGGGAGCAGCCTATAGTGGGATCCAAGCACCCCCGGTCTGACGAGAGAGGAAGCTTGGTTGTCTCCCCAGCCAAGAAGAGGCCGAGAGTAGAGGGCCCAgcgccagaggaggaggagagcgtGAGCTGGAGCTGTGCTATGTGGCACCGTGTCTGGATGGGCCGGCGCCGCGTCCGGCGCCAGCTCCGGCacctgggcagcccccagccagacacagagcaggaggctggctccctggaggtggaggagaaGGTGTCGGAGGCCATAATCCAGCAGGAGGGAGATTCCATGGGGGCAGAGCCTTTGCTGAGGTTCACGGCCTGTGCCCGGATGGGCGGAGGCCAGGTGGACACACGGACCCTCCTGTATttcaccccagccccccagcagggcCCCCTGTTCCAGGACTTCTATCACTTTCTGCAGGGCTTTCTGCCCAGGATGGTGGAGCGGTATGTGGGCAGAGCAGCTTGA